The Desulfotomaculum sp. genome includes the window CTTCCTTTAACCCGCCTTTATCAAGACTAAGATACCAGGAAACAGCAATAATCAGGACCAGAGCAATTACCCCCCAGGCCAGCCACTTCTTGGGAGCTTTATTTACACCAGCACTGGTTTCGCCCATCCCGTCACCTCCAAAATTACATTATTGTTTTCAACTTACTTCAAAACGATTCTTAAACTCTATTGACAAGAACTGATCATCATCAATCTGTAAAAATTCATCATCTGCAATCAACCGCCTGGCGGTAATGGTCAACCGGTTGCCGTCTTTTTCCCAAATACTTTGCCCGATTTCACCGGTTTTGGCATATTCAAACCGCGGGGGATTAGCCAAACGGGCATTGCTTAAACCCTGCACAACATCAGCCAGGCACAGCGGTCCGTTCACTTTTACTTTCAAATCGTTGGAATTGAGCTGCCCAAAATAATCATCGGCAACAAGAGCCATGCGCACCCCCAATAAAAACCAGGCGCATTTTTCCTGGTGGTGGTTTAAGGCCTGCTTCATGAAAATTTCCTGGCGCATTTCTCTTTTTAATGGGCGGATGTACGGAGTAACCGGCGAAAATATTATCTCCTGCTCATAATAAGGCTTAATATCCACAACAGGGGTCCCATCTATGGCATCCAAACCACTAACAATAAGAAGATTGTCTTCCACTCTCTCCAGACGGACCAATGTCAAAGCAATAGGATTTGGCCTGCTGAAGGCTCGCAAAGAAAAAACTCCATATTCAGGAAGGTTGGGATTAACCTTCCCTGGAACGGTGCTCAAAAGAGTGCGGATTGCCTTATGAAACCACAATTGAAGCCAGAGATGAGAATTTTCCTCTATACGCAACAATCCTCGTTTGTATTCCGGATATATTTCGATTACAGCATTTCCTCCCCCTACCGGTACCTGGTTCAGTTCCTGCACGCCGGATCTGACGATCCCAACCGGTTTTACTGTAATCAGGTCGTTTTCATTAAACTCAGTTATTTTCAACACATCCTTTCTCTCTTTTTATTCTCCTGATGGCGCCGCTTGAAGCAGCATGGGTGTTCAATTAGTTTAACTTATTGTACAGCCGCGAAATCATGACAGCCGCCTGAGCCCGCGTGACAAATCCTTGTGGGGACAAAGTATCCGCGCTTACACCGCTTATTATCCCGCTGCTTATAGCCGGGGCTATTTCCTGCCTTGCCCAGGGTGATATGTCACCTTTGTCCGCAAACTTGTCAATTGCCTGCCCGGTACTGTCGCCGGCTTCCGCCGCCGGCAATTTCATTTTTAAAGCACGCGTTAGGATCACCGCCATTTGTTCCCTGGCGATGCTGCTGTCCGGAGCAAAAATATTCTCGCTACAGCCCGTGATTAATCCTGCATTTACTGCCGCTGCAACGCAATCGTGATACCACGCGCCGGCCTGTACATCTGAAAAGGAAAGAACCGCATTCTTCTTAACTTCAATACCTAAAGCCTTGACCAGCAATTTTGCAAACTGGGCGCGGGTAATTTTCCCTTCCGGTTTGAATTCCGCGGCGCTTATCCCGGCAATAATTCCTTTTTGAGCCAAATAATTAATATCATCTTTGGCCCAGTTATCCTCGATATCGTTAAAGGCGGGCGCTTTGCCGTCAACAGCCTGCCCATCAGTTGGTTGAACAGCACAAGACCCGCCGATCGTAAATGTAAAGGCGGCAATTTCACTGTCCCGCTTGCCCCAGCCAACGGTTTTAGCTTTAATAACAGTATCACTCTCTATTATAATAGGTTTGTTTAAAGCCGGAACGTGAAAACTGACATTGTAAATTTTACTTTCCAGATCCGGCGTACTGCCATCGGTTGTGTAATAAACTTTTACTTTCGGGTCGCTTTCCAGAACAACTTCTGAACCTTTTTTAATTTTACCGCCCGGCGCCGTAATTTCCTGCCGTGTATCAGGATCGATTATTTTTACCGAAGGCTGTTCCCATTGGTCCGGA containing:
- the tsaA gene encoding tRNA (N6-threonylcarbamoyladenosine(37)-N6)-methyltransferase TrmO is translated as MTEFNENDLITVKPVGIVRSGVQELNQVPVGGGNAVIEIYPEYKRGLLRIEENSHLWLQLWFHKAIRTLLSTVPGKVNPNLPEYGVFSLRAFSRPNPIALTLVRLERVEDNLLIVSGLDAIDGTPVVDIKPYYEQEIIFSPVTPYIRPLKREMRQEIFMKQALNHHQEKCAWFLLGVRMALVADDYFGQLNSNDLKVKVNGPLCLADVVQGLSNARLANPPRFEYAKTGEIGQSIWEKDGNRLTITARRLIADDEFLQIDDDQFLSIEFKNRFEVS